A single genomic interval of Picosynechococcus sp. PCC 7003 harbors:
- the ybeY gene encoding rRNA maturation RNase YbeY, with the protein MQPVLECEIFVENTSGLELPELAIAPWESYLQQWLPEFTTDLPQADGYELTLRFTNDAEIHHLNHQYRHKDQPTDVLSFAALEDDFASSLPPGEPLYLGDIIVSVETAQRQAQERQHSIQTELGWLVSHGLLHLLGWDHPDEVRLIEMLDRQAVLLRNVQLIS; encoded by the coding sequence ATGCAGCCTGTGCTTGAGTGTGAAATTTTTGTCGAAAATACGTCTGGTTTAGAACTGCCAGAATTGGCGATCGCCCCTTGGGAAAGCTACCTCCAGCAGTGGCTCCCGGAATTCACCACGGATTTACCCCAGGCAGATGGGTACGAGTTAACCCTCCGCTTTACCAATGACGCAGAAATTCACCACCTTAATCACCAATATCGCCACAAAGACCAACCCACCGACGTCCTCTCCTTTGCGGCCCTAGAGGATGACTTTGCCAGTTCTTTACCCCCTGGGGAACCCCTCTACCTGGGGGACATCATTGTTTCGGTAGAAACAGCCCAACGCCAGGCCCAGGAACGACAGCACAGCATCCAGACTGAACTGGGTTGGCTGGTGAGCCATGGTTTATTGCACTTGCTGGGGTGGGATCATCCCGATGAAGTACGGTTGATTGAAATGCTCGATCGTCAAGCTGTACTCTTGCGAAACGTTCAACTTATTTCATAA
- a CDS encoding DUF1493 family protein, which translates to MPTLDDIYQFIQAEIPKAEGDRLGATTDLFGTFDIQADDCATFMEKFAQKFKVDLDGYLWYFHHGEAGLNLGGFLIKPPYERVERIPITPEILLKAATKRRWKLTYPDHTLPKKRWDMVVNKIILFLVFFYILNRFAPLLIEKFT; encoded by the coding sequence ATGCCCACCCTCGATGATATTTACCAGTTCATCCAAGCAGAAATTCCCAAGGCAGAAGGCGATCGCCTGGGCGCAACAACGGATCTTTTCGGCACCTTTGATATCCAGGCCGATGACTGTGCCACTTTTATGGAAAAATTTGCCCAGAAATTTAAAGTCGATCTCGATGGTTATCTTTGGTATTTTCACCACGGCGAAGCGGGCCTTAACCTCGGTGGCTTTTTAATCAAGCCCCCCTACGAGCGGGTTGAACGCATTCCCATTACCCCAGAGATTTTGCTAAAAGCGGCCACCAAGCGCCGCTGGAAACTCACCTATCCCGACCACACCCTCCCGAAAAAACGTTGGGACATGGTGGTCAATAAAATTATTCTGTTCCTCGTCTTTTTCTACATCCTGAATCGGTTTGCGCCGCTTCTCATCGAAAAATTCACCTAA
- a CDS encoding aminodeoxychorismate/anthranilate synthase component II — protein sequence MIIVIDNYDSFTYNLVQYLGELGKELPVAQDIEVYRNDKITLAEIRAKQPAGIVISPGPGRPEDAGISLAVIKELGQELPILGVCLGHQSIGQVFGGKIIGAATLMHGKISAIHHANKGVFAGLDNPFPATRYHSLVIDKNNYPDCLEVTAWVDDGTIMGVQHRDYPHIQGVQFHPESILTTAGKQLLRNFLVTLSPVPMLVTN from the coding sequence TTGATCATCGTCATCGACAACTATGACAGTTTTACCTACAACCTTGTTCAGTACCTCGGCGAATTAGGCAAAGAGCTGCCCGTGGCCCAGGACATTGAGGTGTATCGGAACGACAAAATCACCCTCGCCGAAATTCGCGCCAAGCAACCCGCTGGTATCGTCATTTCTCCGGGGCCGGGCCGTCCAGAAGATGCAGGCATTTCCTTGGCGGTGATCAAAGAATTAGGCCAGGAACTTCCCATCCTTGGGGTTTGTCTGGGACACCAAAGCATCGGCCAGGTGTTTGGGGGCAAAATCATCGGGGCCGCGACCCTGATGCATGGCAAAATCTCCGCGATTCACCATGCCAACAAAGGGGTATTTGCTGGCTTAGACAATCCATTCCCCGCTACCCGCTACCATAGCTTGGTGATCGATAAAAATAACTATCCTGATTGTTTAGAGGTCACCGCTTGGGTGGATGACGGTACGATTATGGGCGTACAACATCGGGACTATCCCCATATCCAAGGGGTACAATTCCATCCCGAGAGTATCTTGACCACGGCAGGTAAACAGCTTTTGCGGAATTTCCTCGTGACTCTGTCGCCTGTACCGATGCTTGTAACGAATTAG
- a CDS encoding DUF3285 domain-containing protein, with translation MSESQTSLDQAPEATEPKPSYVKLAMRNMVRKGGKSLWHFFLTTAGLLGFFVTMAYLTR, from the coding sequence ATGTCTGAATCTCAAACCTCCCTTGACCAGGCCCCAGAAGCCACCGAACCCAAGCCCAGCTATGTCAAGCTCGCCATGCGGAATATGGTGCGCAAGGGGGGCAAATCCCTCTGGCATTTTTTCCTCACGACCGCTGGCCTGTTGGGGTTTTTCGTCACCATGGCCTATCTCACCCGCTAG
- a CDS encoding MBL fold metallo-hydrolase, with product MKRRQFIQTAGISAFGAIAGFSLLQKNPVQAQTGNLDIEWLGHTCFSVSGAGTKVLINPFRALSCTAGYRDTFPQADIVLLSSQLFDEGYTDGLPGDPRILFQAGQYPVNNITFDGISLAHANIDRYRGWRFPPNVAWSWRQGGISILHLGGAGEEVDIDDFILTGGSPDILMIPVGGTDADPRNIPPKGYTPAQALQALELLRPKIIIPTHYKTTAGDDTCGLQSIESFLNLVDRNEIKVTTVASNRFQVNRAALSQANAEIKVLSDRPLLRA from the coding sequence ATGAAACGTAGACAGTTTATTCAGACCGCAGGAATTAGTGCTTTTGGGGCGATCGCCGGCTTTTCTCTGCTGCAAAAAAATCCCGTCCAAGCCCAAACCGGCAACCTTGATATTGAATGGCTGGGTCACACCTGTTTTTCCGTCAGTGGTGCGGGGACTAAAGTTCTCATTAATCCCTTCCGGGCCCTCAGTTGTACCGCCGGTTATCGAGACACATTTCCCCAGGCGGACATTGTCCTGTTGAGTAGCCAACTGTTCGACGAAGGCTACACCGATGGTTTACCCGGAGACCCCAGGATTCTGTTCCAAGCCGGGCAATATCCAGTCAATAACATCACCTTTGACGGCATTAGCCTCGCCCATGCCAACATTGACCGCTATCGGGGCTGGCGTTTTCCGCCGAACGTTGCCTGGAGCTGGCGTCAGGGAGGCATTAGCATCCTGCACCTCGGCGGTGCTGGGGAAGAAGTTGATATCGATGATTTTATTTTGACCGGGGGCAGCCCAGATATCCTGATGATCCCCGTTGGGGGCACCGACGCCGACCCACGCAATATTCCCCCCAAGGGTTATACTCCGGCCCAAGCGCTCCAGGCCCTAGAGTTACTGCGTCCCAAAATTATTATCCCAACCCACTACAAAACTACGGCTGGAGACGACACCTGTGGGCTTCAGTCCATTGAATCTTTTTTAAACTTGGTAGACCGTAACGAAATTAAGGTGACCACGGTGGCTTCAAACCGCTTCCAGGTCAATCGTGCTGCCCTTTCCCAAGCCAATGCGGAGATTAAAGTTTTAAGCGATCGCCCCCTGTTGAGAGCCTAG
- a CDS encoding NAD-dependent epimerase/dehydratase family protein yields MRILIIGGTRFIGVYLTQVLLAAGHEVVLFNRGNHPAPTGVGQIIGDRQDPAQLKEKLAGETFDAVFDNNGRELAHTQPLAEIFAGKVKHFVYVSSAGVYLPTDQPPHREADPVDPNSRHKGKHETEAYLAQSDLPWTSIRPTYIYGAKNYNDLEAWFFDRIVRDRPIPIPGDGQLITQFGHVYDLATAMAAMLGNPKAIGQIYNVSGDRFVTFTGLAKACAVAAGKDPDAVDLVYYDPKKFDLGKRKAFPIRAQHFMAEINKALNDLDWQPKYDLVGGLKDSFQNDYLANERDKAAIDFSLDDQILSQQ; encoded by the coding sequence ATGCGCATTTTAATCATTGGTGGCACCCGGTTTATTGGGGTTTATCTCACCCAAGTGCTTTTGGCGGCAGGCCATGAGGTGGTGCTGTTTAACCGAGGTAATCATCCAGCGCCGACAGGAGTGGGGCAAATTATTGGCGATCGCCAGGATCCCGCCCAACTGAAAGAAAAGCTTGCTGGAGAAACCTTTGACGCGGTTTTTGATAACAATGGCCGGGAATTGGCCCACACCCAGCCCCTCGCCGAAATTTTTGCCGGAAAGGTCAAGCATTTTGTCTATGTCAGTTCCGCTGGCGTCTATCTCCCCACCGACCAACCGCCCCACCGGGAAGCTGATCCCGTCGATCCCAACAGTCGCCACAAGGGTAAACACGAAACCGAAGCCTATCTGGCCCAGAGTGACCTGCCTTGGACGTCGATCCGTCCCACCTACATCTACGGCGCGAAAAATTACAACGACCTGGAAGCCTGGTTCTTTGACCGCATCGTCCGCGATCGCCCGATCCCGATCCCTGGGGATGGGCAGTTGATCACCCAGTTTGGCCATGTTTATGATCTGGCAACGGCCATGGCAGCGATGCTGGGCAATCCGAAAGCGATTGGGCAAATTTACAATGTTTCCGGCGATCGCTTTGTTACTTTCACCGGACTCGCCAAAGCCTGTGCGGTAGCAGCAGGTAAAGATCCCGACGCTGTGGATCTGGTTTACTATGACCCGAAAAAATTCGACCTCGGCAAACGGAAGGCGTTCCCGATTCGGGCGCAGCACTTCATGGCGGAGATTAACAAAGCCCTGAACGATCTGGATTGGCAACCGAAATATGATCTGGTGGGTGGCTTAAAAGATTCTTTCCAGAATGACTATCTTGCCAACGAACGAGATAAGGCCGCTATTGACTTCAGCCTTGATGACCAGATCCTAAGCCAACAGTAG
- a CDS encoding diacylglycerol kinase family protein, which translates to MTQQKKILSPSNRERRSLAWKVAPDLFASFRYAWQGIVYATRTQRNFRIHLAIAVFVWIMCWLLSLNYLETAILTAMVALVLVLELLNTALESVVDLTVQQSYHELAKIAKDCAAAAVLIGAIASVAIAGLIAWPHFQALLEPAIFTPVKSYFLPQKISLFPDPNPAQIPITI; encoded by the coding sequence ATGACACAACAAAAAAAAATCCTCTCACCCTCCAACCGTGAACGGCGATCGCTAGCCTGGAAAGTGGCCCCTGACCTCTTCGCTAGTTTCCGTTACGCTTGGCAGGGCATTGTGTATGCGACTCGCACCCAACGAAATTTTCGGATTCACTTGGCGATCGCCGTTTTCGTTTGGATAATGTGTTGGCTTTTGTCCCTCAACTATCTAGAAACAGCGATCCTGACGGCCATGGTCGCCCTGGTACTTGTCCTAGAGTTGCTTAATACAGCCCTTGAATCGGTGGTGGATCTCACGGTACAGCAGAGTTACCACGAGCTGGCGAAAATCGCTAAAGACTGTGCGGCGGCGGCAGTACTCATCGGGGCGATCGCCTCTGTCGCCATTGCCGGACTAATTGCCTGGCCCCACTTCCAAGCGCTCCTGGAGCCTGCTATCTTTACCCCTGTAAAATCCTATTTTTTACCGCAAAAAATTTCCCTGTTTCCCGACCCCAACCCTGCACAAATCCCCATCACTATCTAA